DNA sequence from the Neisseria mucosa genome:
TCGGCCATATCGGGCAAGATGCAGTGTTTGACCATTTTTTCGTCAACATTCCATTGCAAAAACAAAGCATAAACCGTCAACATACTGCTGTCTTGCAAAACCGCGCTTCTTCCCTCTTCCTCGCCATTCAAGTAAACCGTCGCACGGTATTGGCGGTCTATAATGATTTTTCTGACCGCATTTCGAGTCTGAAAATTAACGCTGCGCCAAGCATAGGCAAAACTGCCGGCCAACGCCGCCAAACCCAGCCACATCATCCAGCCGTAAAACTCGGCAAGGCATAAGGCCAACGCCGAAAGGTGTAAGAAGACAATCAGAATTTTCAAAGAACGCGAGGGCTTTAAGGCCGTCTGAAAACTTCGCACGGCTTTACATCATATTGTCGAAAACAGGCGTAATGTTCAATTCCGCCTCTTCCATATCCAAAACCATATCGTGGATTTCGGTATCGAAAAATTCCCAAAAAGCCTTCAGGCTCATGTCTTGCGGCCATTTGCTTTTATCGATGTCCCAGCCGGCCAATTCGGCTTCAAAAATCTGCTGGTAGCGTTCGTCAAAATAAGAAATGACGGATTCGGGTTCGTCAAATTGCGGCACCAGGAATACGGAGCAGTTGGTGCGCAATTGCTCGACGGTCAGGTCAGGCATATTTTCATCGGCGGATTTCAGCCATTCCAAAAAACGGGCGGTCGGCTTCAGCACAACAGCAGTACGGTCAACAAAATACATTATTTTCAACTTTCAAAATCATTCAAACCGATCATGCCGTCTGAAATTTCAGACGGCCTAAGTTTAATGTGTCATCACCTGTTGCAGGAACTGTTTGGCACGCTCGTGTTTCGGATTGGTAAAAAACTCTTCCGGCGTTTCGTCTTCCAGAATCTGGCCTTTATCGACAAAAATCACACGATCGGCGACTTCGCGTGCAAAACCCATTTCATGGGTTACACACATCATCGTCATGCCGCTTTCCGCCAAGTCTTTCATCACTTTTAATACTTCGCCGACCATTTCAGGGTCAAGCGCGGAAGTCGGCTCGTCAAACAACATCACGCGCGGCTCCATCGCCAAACCGCGTGCAATCGCCACACGCTGCTGCTGACCGCCGGAAAGCTGGCCGGGCAGCGCGTCTTTTTTATGCGCCAAGCCGACGCGTTCCAAAAGCTCCATTGCTTTCTTTTCCGCCTCTTCACGGCTTTGGTTTTTTACTTTCATCGGAGAAAGAATAATGTTCTCCAAGACAGTCAAATGCGGATACAGATTGAACCCTTGGAACACAAAACCTACTTCTTCACGCACTTTGTTCAAATCGGTTTTCGGATCAGCAACATTGATGCCGTCCACCCAAATCTCGCCGCTTTCAATGCGCTCAAGTTGGTTTACCGTACGAATCAGCGTCGATTTGCCACTGCCTGAAGGGCCGCATACAACGACCACTTCGCCTTGTTTGACTTCCAGATTCACGCCGTTGATAACGTGCAAATCTTTAAAATGTTTGTGTACATTTTTGAATTTAATCATTATTTCTTTCCAAACTGCCAAAATTTTCGGGGCCTGAGTTGCGCTTGTCGCTGCCAAAGTAAAGGAATGGCCGTTTCCAGCCAAAAGCGGCAACTGACTATGCCGCCTGAGATTTCGCCTTGATTGTACCGATTGACTTTAAATTGCTCTTCTCTATCGAGACGATGCCCGGTCAATACCCAAACTGCGCCGATAATTGCCGCTTCAAAACGGTGCCGCTCAGGCGGCATATTCTTACCTGAAAAATACTGCGCCAACTCGCACCACAAATATGAATCACCCAGAACCCCCCCATTGAATAGGAGGTTGCTTAAAAATTGCCATCACTGTTTCAGACGGCCTTTTGAACCAGATAATTGCTCAATTCCACATATTTCTCAGCGGCAATGTGTTCTGCCCTGTCCTGCGGATTGATACCGACTGCCTGCAAATCATCATCGTCGGCAAGTTCCTTCAAATTATTGCGTATGGTTTTGCGGCGCTGATGGAAAGCCAGTTTCACCAGTTTGGCGAAGTGTTCAAAATCTTCCGCTTTACCGATGCGGTGTTTCACCGGAATCATGCGCACAACGGCCGAATCTACTTTCGGCGCAGGATCAAAGGACTCGGGCGGTACTTCAATCAACATTTCCATATCGAAGAAATATTGCAGCATCACGCCCAGACGACCATAGTCGTTGGTTTTCGGCTGCGCCACCATGCGTTCGACCACTTCTTTTTGCAGCATAAAGTGCATATCGATCACATCGTCCGCCACTTCGCTTAATCGGAACAAAAGCGGCGTGGAAATATTGTACGGCAGGTTGCCGACAATTTTTTTCTTGCCTTCAATGCTGTTGAAATCAAACTGCAATACATCGCCTTCGTGTATCACCAATTTATCTGCAAACGGCAAGGTTTTCAGACGGCGTACGATGTCGCGGTCGATTTCGCAGACATGCAGGCAGTTGAGTTTTTTCGCCAAAGGCTCGGTAATGGCTGCCAAGCCCGGGCCGATTTCAATCACGATATCATCGGGCTGCGGTCTGACCGCGTTGACAATATCGCTAATAATCCGCGTATCCTGCAAAAAATTCTGCCCGAAGCGTTTCCGGGCCTTATGTTCTTTCATATCTTTCTTCAAGCAAGCTGTTTAAGGCAGTATTGTAACTGAAACAAGCGTTTTTGTCGGCACGCTTTCAGACGGCATTTGCCTAATTTTAAGCAAACGGCGGCGCTTCCAAACCCAAAGATTTCAGTAGTTGCGCGGTCTCATAAACCGGCAACCCCATCACGCCGGTGAAACTGCCCTGCAAATGCTCGACAAATACGCCGCCCAAGCCCTGAATCCCATACGCACCGGCTTTGTCCATCGGCTCGCCGCTGGCAACATAGGCTGCGACTTCCTCAGCCGTCAACGTTTTAAATCGCACTTCGCTCGTCTGCACCACATCATGACACACGCCTTGCCAGTAAACGCATACAGCCGTCAGCACCTGATGCGTCCGTCCGGACAAGCGTTCCAGCATATCGACCGCATCCGCCTCGGATTCCGGCTTACCCAAAATAGCCGCACCATCCGCCACCGTCGTATCCGCCGTCAATACAGCAAACTCAGGCTCTTCGTCATGAGCTGCAAACCATTGCGCCACCGCCGCCTGATTTTTCTCGCAGGCCATACGGCGCACATACTCTACCGCGGCTTCGCCTTCTTTAGGGGTTTCATCAATATCCGCAGGAAGGCGGTGTACCGTGAAACCCAAATTCTCCAAAATCTCACGACGGCGCGGGCTGCCCGAAGCCAGATAAATTGCGTTCATTGGATTGGTTTTCCTTATTTTGAAATTTTATGCTGACCAGACAGGCGGACATAATGTGCAGCCGAATACGTCAAAAATGCCTTTTCCTCATCCGTCAGCGGACGCACTTGTCTCACAGGCGAGCCGACGTATAAAAAACCGCTTTCCAATCGCTTGCGCGGCGGCACCAAACTGCCCGCGCCTATCATCACATCATCTTCGACAACCGTATCGTCCAAAATAATCGACCCCATGCCCACCAACACACGATTCCCAATTCGGCAGCCATGCAGCATGACCTTATGCCCAATCGTCACATCATCGCCGATAATCAAAGGCGAACCGTCAGGCTTCGCCGCATTCTTATGCGACACGTGCAAAACACTGCCGTCCTGCACATTGCTGCGCTTGCCGATAGAAATGCTGTTCACATCGCCACGCAATACGGCATAAGGCCAAACGGATACATCTTCCGCCAGCGACACTTCGCCAATCACAACCGAAGTCTCATCTATAAAACAAGACTTATCAACCGACGGCACATAATCCAGAAACGCACGAATAGGGTTTGCCATTTCCAATATCCTTTTCTCAAAACCAAAACTGATCAGGCCGTCTGAAACACGGCGTAAAACGATTTTATACTACAACCATACTAAATCAAGCCAAAAAATCATCAAAAGGCCGTCTGAAACAGCTTTCAGACGGCCTTTCATCATAAACCCTTTATCTTGGCCCACCACTATTTATCATTAGCGCCTCATCCATCTTTTATGGAATAATCGTCTTCATTTGATTGATGGAGAAGCCGATGGAGACACGTTCGGGAAATTATGCAGCGCCCCTATTGGTCGTCGGCTGCGTCGTCTTCGGCTTGGGCAGTTTGATCGTCAAATTTGTCGATGTCGGCTCTTACGCCATCGCATTCTGGCGTTTGCTGATTGCCGCCCCCATATTCTTCCTGCTCGGGCGTTTTTTCAGACAAAAAATACCCACGAAAAGAAAAACGGTTGGCTACGCAATCTTATCCGGCGTTTTCCTCGCATTCGACCTCGCCCTTTGGCACGAAAGCATTCACGCCGTAGGCCCCGGCATTTCCACCTTGCTCAACAGCCTGCAGATTTTCTTTTTAGCCGCCATCGGCTTCTTCTTTTATTCAGAACGTCTAAGCACCTTACAAATTTTAAGTTTGATATTAGCCACCATAGGCGTAGCCTTAATCGGCAGCCCAGAGTTCGGTCATAACGACAACGCCGCATGGGGATTTGTCAGCGGCGTAGTATCCGGCGCCATGCTGGCCCTGTCTATGGTCTTCGTACGCAAAACCCATGAGCAGGAAAAAGTAGGTTTGTTTCCGCTGATGATGATTTTAAGCTTCGGTGGCGCAATGGCGCTGGTCATCCCATCGCTGCTATTCGATGCCACCCATCTTTACCCCAAAACTTTAAACGATGCGATTCTAGTCTCCATCTACGGCATCGTTATGCAATGCTTCGCTTGGGCATTGATTGCTTACGCCATCCCGCTTTTATCCTTGTCACTGACCGGCCTACTACTGCTCTCCGAACCAGTCGCCGCCATGTTGATCGATTATTTCTGGTTGGATAAACCGATTAATATCGTCCAATGGGGTGGCACCACTTTGACTTTATTGGCAATTTATTTAGGTTCGTTAAAAGACAAAAAATAGATACAAAAAAGGCCGTCTGAAAAATTTCAGACGGCCTTTTAGTCTGTTTATTGCTTATTGGATACTGGTACCGATACGGCTGAGTTCGCCCAAATTCATCCAAACAAAGAAGGCTTTACCGACAATCAACTTGTCATCGACAAATCCCCAGTAACGAGAATCGGCACTGTTGTCGCGGTTGTCACCCATCGCGAAATAACGGCCTTCTGGGACTTTACAGATAAAGCCATTGCCGTCTTCTGCGTATTCGCAATTTTCCAAACCACTTTTTTCAAGCGAGTAATTGCTTTCAGGCATCACTTCGGAGGTGTATTTGTTCAATACGGCAATAGATACGGAAGGCTGACCGGCCTCCTTGACCACGTCAAAATTTTTGCCGTTCAAGGCCGTCTGAAAACGCTCAAGCGTATGAATCATAGACGGATCGGTATCATCTGCGTATTGATAATTACCATTTGGTTTTTCGGAAATAATTTCACCGTTAACAGTCAAAACCTTATCACGGTATTCCACAACGTCGCCCGGAATACCGACGATACGTTTGATGTAATTCATCTCAGGCTGGAGCGGGTAATTGAACACCACGACATCGCCTCGGGCAATGTTGCCGACTGGAATAACGACCTTATTCAAAATCGGCAGGCGGATACCGTAAGAAAATTTGTTCACCAAGATAAAATCGCCTTTGACCAAGCCAGGACGCATGGAACTGGACGGAATTTGGAATGGCTCGGCAATAAAGCTGCGCAACACAAAGATAACCAAGATGATGGGGAAAAAGCCGCCCATGTAGTCGGTAAAATGCGCATTGTCTTCGCCGGTCTCGCTTTTTTTCAGACGGCCTTTATGGATTGCCCAAACAATACCGGTAAACACGACAAACACCAGCAATACGGCGGTAAAGCTCATAAATTCGGACAAAATACCAAATACGCCGACCATGCACAGGAGATAACTCCATTGCAGGCCGGAGCTCCATTCGCCGTTTTCCTGACGCTCTTTGCTGCTTTTGAAGTTAAGGAACAAGCCGGCCAACAGCACAACGATTGCGCCTAAAGTCAGATTTATACTCATTATTTATCACTCACTTGCAGAATCGCCAAGAATGCGCTTTGCGGAATTTCCACGTTGCCCACTTGTTTCATGCGGCGCTTACCTGCTTTTTGTTTTTCGAGAAGTTTTTTCTTACGCGTAATATCGCCGCCGTAACATTTCGCCAAAACGTTTTTACGCAGGGCTTTGACGTTTTCGCGGGCGATAATCTGGCTGCCAATGGCGGCTTGGACGGCGATATCGAACATTTGGCGCGGAATCAGTTCGCGCATTTTTGATGCCAGTTCGCGGCCTCGGTGAACCGCGCTTTGACGGTGCACAATCAGGCTCAAGGCATCGACTTTTTCGCCGTTGACCATGATGTCGAGCTTAATCAAATCAGACGGCTGGAACTCTTTGAAATGGTAGTCCAACGAGGCATAGCCGCGCGAAGTGGATTTGAGTTTGTCGAAAAAGTCCATCACGACTTCGTTCATCGGCAAATCATAAGTCAGCATGACTTGACGGCCCATGTACTGCATATTGACCTGCACGCCGCGCTTTTGGTTACACAAAGTCATGACGTTGCCGACATACTCCTGCGGCACAAGAATGGTCGCGGTAATAATCGGCTCGAGAATGGTTTCGATGCTGCCGATGTCGGGCAGTTTGGAAGGGTTTTCAACTTCGATTTTTTCGCCGCTTTTCAACACGACTTCGTAAACCACCGTCGGCGCGGTGGTAATCAAATCCATGTCAAACTCGCGCTCCAAGCGTTCCTGCACGATTTCCAAGTGCAGCAGGCCCAAGAAACCGCAGCGGAAGCCGAAACCCAATGCCTGAGAAACTTCAGGCTCGAATTTCAATGAAGCATCGTTCAGCTGCAATTTTTCCAAAGCATCGCGCAAGGCTTCGTAGTCGTGACTTTCCACAGGATAGAGACCCGCGAATACTTGGCTTTGTACTTCTTGGAAACCGGGCAGCGGCTCAGAGGCAGGGTTGGCAACCAAAGTAACCGTATCGCCGACTTTCGCCTGTCCCAATTCTTTCACGCCGGTAATCAAAAAGCCCACTTCGCCGGCTTTGAGTTCTTGTTTTTGAACCGATTTCGGTGTGAATACGCCCAACTGCTCGACCTGAGTTTCCGCCTTGGTGCTCATAAAGCGTACTTTGTCTTTCAGCTTGATGGTGCCGTTTTTCACACGGATCAGCATGACCACGCCGACGTAGTTGTCAAACCATGAATCGACAATAACCGCTTGCAACGGCGCATTTTCATCACCGGTCGGCGCAGGGATTTTGGCAACGATTTCTTCCAAAACGTCTTCCACGCCGATGCCGCTTTTGGCAGAACATTGCACCGCGCCGACGGCATCGATGCCGATGATGTCTTCGATTTCCTGTTCCACGCGTTCGGGGTCGGCGGCGGGCAGGTCGATTTTGTTCAAAACGGGCACGACTTCCACGCCCAAATCAATCGCGGTATAGCAGTTCGCCACGGTTTGCGCTTCTACGCCTTGAGACGCGTCAACGACCAAAAGCGCACCTTCGCAGGCAGACAGCGAACGGGAGACTTCGTAAGAGAAGTCGACGTGTCCCGGAGTATCAATCAGATTGAGCTGATACACCTGCCCGTCGCGTGCTTTATAGTTGAGCGCGGCGGTTTGCGCTTTAATGGTAATGCCGCGCTCTTTTTCGATGTCCATGGAGTCGAGCACCTGCGTACTCATTTCGCGCAAATCCAAACCGCCGCAGTATTGGATAAAACGGTCAGCAAGCGTCGATTTGCCGTGGTCGATGTGGGCAATGATGGAGAAATTCCGTATGTTTTTCATATTGTTATTAAGATAAATGCAATTAAAGGCTGAAAGGCCGTCTGAAAAAACAGGGATTCGGTTTTCAGACGGCCTTAGAATAAGGTTGAATCGTTCCGTATTCTAACGGAAATTCAACGCTTCTGCATGATTTTATAGCGATTTGACAATCTCGGTCACCATCTTCGCCGAGCTGACGGCCGCCGTTTTCAAAAACTCTTCAAAGCTGATGTCCGCTTTCTCATCTGCCGAATCGGATACCGCGCGAATAATCACAAAAGGCACTTCCAACTGGTGACAGGTCTGCGCAATTGCCGCAGCTTCCATTTCCACTGCTTTGACTTCTGGGAAATGACTGCGGATTTCCGCAACACCTTCGCTGCTGTGTACAAAACGGTCGCCACTGACAATTAAACCTTGCGTTACGGCCGCACCTTCAAACACTTGCGCCGCCTTTTCTGCTTGGCGAATCAAGTTTGCATCCGATGCGAACACGGCAGGAAGTTGCGGCACTTGCCCCCGAACATAACCAAAAGCCGTTACGTCAACATCATGATGCGCCACAGTTTCGCCAATAACCACATCGCCAACCTTCAGGCCCTTACCCAAACCGCCTGCGCTGCCGGTATTGATGACGCAATCCGGGGTAAACTGATGAATGACCCAAGACGTCGAAACCGCCGCATTGACCTTACCGATACCGCTCAAAACCAAAACCGTGCGTTTTCCGGCCAATTCGCCTTCATAAGCCGAAAATTTACCGAAGGACACATGCTTGACATTGTTCATGCTTTCACGCAAAAGCTCGATTTCCTGTTCCATTGCGCCGACCACGGCAATTGTTTGTACTGACATCTCATTACCTTTCCGTTCACTAATCGGGCAACATTATAACAGCAGAATTTAAAATCACAGGGATGCCGAAAAATCTGCTATATTCCCAGCACGACACTCAATTTAAAACAGATAGCCGCTCTAGCGGCAAAACAGCAAATAATGATTGCTTCTGTTATAATTATTTTCAATAAAATAACTTAACATTAACTATCTAAATTCTTATGTTTGACGAAAATACTCCGGGCGCAAAAGAAGAATTGTTCACTTGGCTACGCCACATGAACAAATACAAAGGCTCCGACCTTTTCATTACCACCAATTTCCCGCCGGCCATGAAAGTGGACGGCAAAATCATGCGGCTGACCGATGAGCCGTTAAGCGCTGAAAAATGTATGGAAATCGCTTTTTCGATTATGTCTTCCAAACAAATCGAAGAATTTTCCTCTACCAACGAATGCAACTTTGCCATCAGCCTGCCCGATACCAGCCGCTTCCGTGTCAATGCCATGGTTCAACGCGGCGCAACTGCTTTGGTATTCCGCTCCATTACCAGCAATATCCCTAAATTTGAAACGCTCAATCTGCCGCCGATTCTGAAAGACATCGCCCTCAGAAAACGCGGTCTGGTTATTTTTGTCGGCGGTACAGGTTCGGGCAAGTCCACTTCCCTCGCCTCCCTTATCGACTATCGAAACGAAAACAGCTTTGACCACATTATCACCATCGAAGATCCGATTGAATTTATCCACCAACATAAAAACTGCATTATCACCCAACGCGAAATCGGCGTGGATACCGAAAATTGGCCGATTGCGCTGAAAAATACCCTGCGCCAAGCACCGGATGTCATTCTGATTGGCGAAATCCGCGACCGCGAGACCATGGACTACGCCATTTCCTTCGCGGAAACCGGCCATTTGTGTATGGCGACACTGCATGCCAACAGCACCAACCAAGCGCTCGACCGCATCATCAACTTCTTCCCCGAAGAGCGCCGTAACCAATTGCTAACCGATTTATCGCTCAACCTGCAAGCCTTTATTTCACAACGCCTGATTCCCCGCGAAGGCGGACGGGGACGCGTAGCGGCTGTCGAGGTTTTGCTCAAT
Encoded proteins:
- the rsmA gene encoding 16S rRNA (adenine(1518)-N(6)/adenine(1519)-N(6))-dimethyltransferase RsmA, producing MKEHKARKRFGQNFLQDTRIISDIVNAVRPQPDDIVIEIGPGLAAITEPLAKKLNCLHVCEIDRDIVRRLKTLPFADKLVIHEGDVLQFDFNSIEGKKKIVGNLPYNISTPLLFRLSEVADDVIDMHFMLQKEVVERMVAQPKTNDYGRLGVMLQYFFDMEMLIEVPPESFDPAPKVDSAVVRMIPVKHRIGKAEDFEHFAKLVKLAFHQRRKTIRNNLKELADDDDLQAVGINPQDRAEHIAAEKYVELSNYLVQKAV
- a CDS encoding Maf family protein; translation: MNAIYLASGSPRRREILENLGFTVHRLPADIDETPKEGEAAVEYVRRMACEKNQAAVAQWFAAHDEEPEFAVLTADTTVADGAAILGKPESEADAVDMLERLSGRTHQVLTAVCVYWQGVCHDVVQTSEVRFKTLTAEEVAAYVASGEPMDKAGAYGIQGLGGVFVEHLQGSFTGVMGLPVYETAQLLKSLGLEAPPFA
- a CDS encoding protein YgfX; translation: MRSFQTALKPSRSLKILIVFLHLSALALCLAEFYGWMMWLGLAALAGSFAYAWRSVNFQTRNAVRKIIIDRQYRATVYLNGEEEGRSAVLQDSSMLTVYALFLQWNVDEKMVKHCILPDMADRDAYRRLKVWARWCREKEDKAELAADMD
- a CDS encoding DMT family transporter, yielding METRSGNYAAPLLVVGCVVFGLGSLIVKFVDVGSYAIAFWRLLIAAPIFFLLGRFFRQKIPTKRKTVGYAILSGVFLAFDLALWHESIHAVGPGISTLLNSLQIFFLAAIGFFFYSERLSTLQILSLILATIGVALIGSPEFGHNDNAAWGFVSGVVSGAMLALSMVFVRKTHEQEKVGLFPLMMILSFGGAMALVIPSLLFDATHLYPKTLNDAILVSIYGIVMQCFAWALIAYAIPLLSLSLTGLLLLSEPVAAMLIDYFWLDKPINIVQWGGTTLTLLAIYLGSLKDKK
- a CDS encoding PilT/PilU family type 4a pilus ATPase; its protein translation is MFDENTPGAKEELFTWLRHMNKYKGSDLFITTNFPPAMKVDGKIMRLTDEPLSAEKCMEIAFSIMSSKQIEEFSSTNECNFAISLPDTSRFRVNAMVQRGATALVFRSITSNIPKFETLNLPPILKDIALRKRGLVIFVGGTGSGKSTSLASLIDYRNENSFDHIITIEDPIEFIHQHKNCIITQREIGVDTENWPIALKNTLRQAPDVILIGEIRDRETMDYAISFAETGHLCMATLHANSTNQALDRIINFFPEERRNQLLTDLSLNLQAFISQRLIPREGGRGRVAAVEVLLNSPIIADLIRKGEVHNIKEMMKKSTGMGMITFDQALYDLYENGDISYQDAIKNADSAHDLRLDIQLRSRRAQNAGPDLELI
- a CDS encoding amino acid ABC transporter ATP-binding protein translates to MIKFKNVHKHFKDLHVINGVNLEVKQGEVVVVCGPSGSGKSTLIRTVNQLERIESGEIWVDGINVADPKTDLNKVREEVGFVFQGFNLYPHLTVLENIILSPMKVKNQSREEAEKKAMELLERVGLAHKKDALPGQLSGGQQQRVAIARGLAMEPRVMLFDEPTSALDPEMVGEVLKVMKDLAESGMTMMCVTHEMGFAREVADRVIFVDKGQILEDETPEEFFTNPKHERAKQFLQQVMTH
- a CDS encoding gamma carbonic anhydrase family protein, which produces MANPIRAFLDYVPSVDKSCFIDETSVVIGEVSLAEDVSVWPYAVLRGDVNSISIGKRSNVQDGSVLHVSHKNAAKPDGSPLIIGDDVTIGHKVMLHGCRIGNRVLVGMGSIILDDTVVEDDVMIGAGSLVPPRKRLESGFLYVGSPVRQVRPLTDEEKAFLTYSAAHYVRLSGQHKISK
- a CDS encoding 5'-methylthioadenosine/adenosylhomocysteine nucleosidase, translating into MSVQTIAVVGAMEQEIELLRESMNNVKHVSFGKFSAYEGELAGKRTVLVLSGIGKVNAAVSTSWVIHQFTPDCVINTGSAGGLGKGLKVGDVVIGETVAHHDVDVTAFGYVRGQVPQLPAVFASDANLIRQAEKAAQVFEGAAVTQGLIVSGDRFVHSSEGVAEIRSHFPEVKAVEMEAAAIAQTCHQLEVPFVIIRAVSDSADEKADISFEEFLKTAAVSSAKMVTEIVKSL
- the lepA gene encoding translation elongation factor 4, which codes for MKNIRNFSIIAHIDHGKSTLADRFIQYCGGLDLREMSTQVLDSMDIEKERGITIKAQTAALNYKARDGQVYQLNLIDTPGHVDFSYEVSRSLSACEGALLVVDASQGVEAQTVANCYTAIDLGVEVVPVLNKIDLPAADPERVEQEIEDIIGIDAVGAVQCSAKSGIGVEDVLEEIVAKIPAPTGDENAPLQAVIVDSWFDNYVGVVMLIRVKNGTIKLKDKVRFMSTKAETQVEQLGVFTPKSVQKQELKAGEVGFLITGVKELGQAKVGDTVTLVANPASEPLPGFQEVQSQVFAGLYPVESHDYEALRDALEKLQLNDASLKFEPEVSQALGFGFRCGFLGLLHLEIVQERLEREFDMDLITTAPTVVYEVVLKSGEKIEVENPSKLPDIGSIETILEPIITATILVPQEYVGNVMTLCNQKRGVQVNMQYMGRQVMLTYDLPMNEVVMDFFDKLKSTSRGYASLDYHFKEFQPSDLIKLDIMVNGEKVDALSLIVHRQSAVHRGRELASKMRELIPRQMFDIAVQAAIGSQIIARENVKALRKNVLAKCYGGDITRKKKLLEKQKAGKRRMKQVGNVEIPQSAFLAILQVSDK
- the lepB gene encoding signal peptidase I, producing MSINLTLGAIVVLLAGLFLNFKSSKERQENGEWSSGLQWSYLLCMVGVFGILSEFMSFTAVLLVFVVFTGIVWAIHKGRLKKSETGEDNAHFTDYMGGFFPIILVIFVLRSFIAEPFQIPSSSMRPGLVKGDFILVNKFSYGIRLPILNKVVIPVGNIARGDVVVFNYPLQPEMNYIKRIVGIPGDVVEYRDKVLTVNGEIISEKPNGNYQYADDTDPSMIHTLERFQTALNGKNFDVVKEAGQPSVSIAVLNKYTSEVMPESNYSLEKSGLENCEYAEDGNGFICKVPEGRYFAMGDNRDNSADSRYWGFVDDKLIVGKAFFVWMNLGELSRIGTSIQ